A region of Bacillus solimangrovi DNA encodes the following proteins:
- the ctaD gene encoding cytochrome c oxidase subunit I — MTTQVKKKSIFWDYLTTVDHKKIAHLYLFAGLFFFVLAGLEAILMRIQLMYPSNTFVSAGFYNQLLTMHGTTMLFLAATPILFAFMNAIIPLQIGARDVAFPFLNSLGFWLFLFGGILLNLSWFLGGAPNAGWTSYSTLALEDSTHGTEFYIVGLQISGLGTLISAINILTTVINMRAPGMTYMRMPLFVWSSFVSSALILFAFPPLTVALFLLLFDRLFGGNFFSAELGGNSIIWEHIFWVFGHPEVYLLVLPAFGIISEIIPTFSRKRLFGYSAMVFATVLIGFVGFMVWAHHMFTTGMGAVPNSIFALATMLVAIPTGIKVFNWLFTMWGGQLRFEVPMLWAVWFLVSFVMGGVTGVMTSSAPADYQYHDTYFIVAHFHYVILGGVVFPIFGGLHYWWPKMFGKMLNETLGKWTFWTFFIGFHMTFFIQHFLGLWGMPRRIFTFLPNQGLDLGNFISSIGSFIMGIGAVLLVINIIITSVKDEKTKEDPWDGRSLEWAISSPPPEYNFKQLPLVKTMDPWWDAKYNNKGKISPAEPVGDIHMPNSSFIPFIISFGLFIAGLSLIYINDNNVSLFISIIGLLVTFGAMLARSIQNDYGYHIHKEDQHQQDLYNKG, encoded by the coding sequence GTGACAACACAAGTGAAGAAAAAATCAATTTTTTGGGATTACTTAACTACTGTTGACCATAAGAAGATTGCCCATCTCTATTTGTTTGCTGGGCTTTTCTTTTTCGTGCTCGCAGGTCTTGAAGCAATTCTTATGCGGATTCAATTAATGTATCCGTCAAACACATTTGTTAGTGCAGGTTTTTATAATCAACTTCTTACAATGCACGGTACGACAATGTTATTTCTAGCAGCTACACCGATTTTATTCGCGTTTATGAATGCGATTATCCCACTCCAAATTGGTGCTAGGGATGTAGCCTTTCCTTTCTTAAACTCTTTAGGTTTTTGGCTATTTTTATTTGGGGGGATCTTACTTAACCTTAGCTGGTTTCTAGGAGGTGCTCCAAATGCTGGTTGGACTTCGTATTCAACACTTGCTCTAGAGGACTCTACACATGGTACAGAGTTTTATATAGTTGGATTACAAATCTCTGGTCTCGGTACACTTATTTCAGCTATAAATATCTTAACTACAGTCATTAATATGCGTGCACCTGGAATGACTTATATGCGAATGCCATTATTTGTGTGGAGCTCATTCGTATCTTCAGCGCTAATTTTGTTTGCATTCCCACCTCTTACTGTCGCACTATTTTTATTATTATTTGACAGACTTTTCGGTGGAAACTTCTTTTCAGCTGAACTTGGTGGAAACTCGATTATTTGGGAACATATCTTTTGGGTATTTGGACATCCAGAAGTTTATTTACTTGTCTTACCCGCATTTGGAATTATCTCAGAGATTATTCCTACATTCTCAAGAAAGCGATTATTTGGATATTCAGCGATGGTGTTTGCAACCGTATTAATTGGGTTTGTTGGTTTTATGGTATGGGCACATCATATGTTCACAACCGGTATGGGTGCCGTTCCAAATTCGATCTTTGCTTTAGCAACAATGTTAGTTGCCATACCAACAGGAATTAAAGTATTTAACTGGTTGTTTACGATGTGGGGTGGCCAATTACGATTTGAAGTACCGATGTTATGGGCAGTTTGGTTCCTTGTCTCATTTGTAATGGGTGGCGTAACAGGAGTCATGACATCATCAGCACCAGCTGACTATCAATATCACGATACGTATTTCATTGTGGCACACTTTCATTATGTCATTTTAGGTGGCGTCGTTTTCCCTATCTTTGGAGGTCTTCATTACTGGTGGCCGAAGATGTTTGGCAAAATGTTAAATGAAACGTTAGGCAAATGGACATTTTGGACATTTTTTATCGGGTTTCATATGACATTCTTTATTCAGCACTTCCTTGGATTATGGGGTATGCCAAGGCGTATATTCACCTTTTTGCCAAATCAAGGGCTTGATTTAGGTAATTTCATCAGTTCAATTGGGTCATTTATTATGGGAATAGGTGCCGTATTACTCGTTATTAACATTATAATAACATCAGTTAAAGACGAAAAAACAAAAGAAGATCCTTGGGATGGACGTTCTCTTGAATGGGCTATCTCATCCCCACCACCGGAATATAATTTCAAACAACTACCGTTAGTTAAAACGATGGATCCTTGGTGGGATGCAAAATATAATAACAAAGGAAAAATATCTCCCGCTGAACCAGTCGGTGATATTCATATGCCAAATAGCTCATTCATCCCATTCATTATATCATTCGGTCTATTTATCGCTGGATTAAGTTTGATATATATTAATGACAATAATGTAAGCTTATTTATTTCTATAATTGGTTTACTCGTAACATTTGGAGCGATGTTAGCACGTTCAATTCAAAATGATTATGGTTACCATATCCATAAAGAAGATCAACATCAACAAGATCTATATAATAAAGGATAG
- a CDS encoding thiamine diphosphokinase, translating into MKGLHAIIVSGGRLGDWALSFIHEGTYLIGVDAGASFLVKHGKQMDAALGDFDSVTTEEIDVIKQNSNKFQICDPIDKDLTDTELGLRFAIEQGADIITIIGGIGTRFDHSLANVHLLKMTLEEGITCKIVDLYNQIQLANDKLNITNDGYEHVSLLPLSSKVTGVTLNGFKYPLQNATLSIGMSLGISNILINDIGSIEIDEGELLIIQSRD; encoded by the coding sequence GTGAAAGGTTTGCATGCAATCATTGTTAGTGGTGGAAGATTAGGAGACTGGGCCTTATCATTCATTCATGAAGGAACTTACCTCATCGGTGTTGATGCTGGTGCGAGCTTTTTAGTTAAGCATGGGAAGCAAATGGATGCTGCTTTAGGAGACTTTGATTCTGTTACAACTGAAGAAATAGATGTGATCAAACAAAATTCAAATAAATTCCAAATTTGTGATCCCATTGACAAAGATTTAACAGACACTGAGTTGGGACTTAGGTTTGCTATTGAACAAGGGGCAGACATTATAACAATTATTGGTGGGATAGGTACACGTTTTGACCATTCTTTAGCTAATGTACATTTATTAAAAATGACGTTAGAAGAAGGGATTACGTGTAAGATTGTTGATTTATATAATCAAATCCAGTTAGCAAATGACAAGTTAAATATTACAAATGATGGGTACGAACATGTATCTCTGTTACCATTGTCTTCAAAGGTTACAGGCGTTACATTAAATGGCTTTAAATATCCATTACAAAATGCTACTTTATCAATAGGCATGTCACTTGGTATTAGTAATATTTTAATAAATGACATTGGTTCAATTGAAATTGATGAAGGTGAACTACTAATCATACAAAGTCGAGATTAA
- the megL gene encoding methionine gamma-lyase — MNKKTDYMETAIIHSGYDSSKFQGSLNIPLYQTSTFAFDSAEQGAKRFAGEEEGYIYSRLGNPTVTVLEERIARLEGAEKGLAFASGMGAVSAVLFALTKTGDHILCSQGVYGCTFGLLELMKEKYNVDHDYCALATKQEIEQSIRPETACIYIETPINPTMAIIDLETVVEVARKYDIPVVVDNTFCSPYLQRPLELGCDIVLHSATKYLCGHGDVVAGLVVGKASFIDEVRMTTQKDIGAIIGPFDAWLLLRGMKTLPLRMDRHCESAQQIVEKLKQHPKVKSVYYPGDHEHPQHEIAKKQMKQFSGLISFEIEGSVETCQQFMNSLDMIQIAVSLGDAETLIQHPATMTHSVVPEENRKKMGISNQLIRLSVGLENVNDIWADLEGAFSKL, encoded by the coding sequence ATGAACAAGAAAACAGACTATATGGAAACTGCAATTATTCATAGCGGCTATGATTCAAGCAAATTTCAAGGCAGTTTGAATATACCACTTTATCAAACATCAACATTTGCGTTTGATTCAGCTGAACAAGGTGCTAAACGATTTGCAGGAGAAGAAGAAGGCTACATCTATTCTCGGTTAGGTAATCCAACAGTAACTGTATTAGAAGAGAGAATTGCAAGGTTAGAAGGTGCAGAAAAAGGACTCGCATTTGCATCTGGTATGGGAGCTGTATCTGCTGTCTTATTTGCCTTGACAAAGACAGGAGATCACATTTTATGTTCTCAAGGGGTCTACGGATGTACGTTTGGTTTACTTGAATTGATGAAAGAGAAGTATAATGTTGATCATGACTATTGTGCATTGGCTACAAAGCAAGAAATTGAGCAATCAATACGTCCTGAAACGGCATGTATATATATAGAAACACCAATTAACCCAACGATGGCAATTATTGATTTAGAAACGGTTGTTGAAGTTGCACGCAAATATGATATTCCAGTCGTTGTTGACAATACGTTCTGTTCACCATACTTACAACGTCCACTTGAACTTGGGTGTGATATTGTTCTACACAGTGCAACGAAATATTTATGTGGACATGGTGATGTAGTAGCAGGTTTGGTAGTAGGTAAAGCATCATTTATTGATGAAGTTAGGATGACAACTCAAAAAGATATCGGAGCGATTATTGGTCCATTTGATGCATGGTTGCTTTTAAGAGGCATGAAAACATTACCTTTAAGGATGGACAGACATTGTGAAAGTGCGCAGCAAATTGTTGAAAAGTTGAAACAACATCCTAAAGTTAAATCGGTTTATTACCCTGGGGATCATGAACATCCACAACATGAAATAGCAAAGAAACAAATGAAACAGTTTAGTGGACTTATCTCATTTGAGATTGAAGGTTCCGTAGAAACATGTCAACAATTTATGAATTCACTAGATATGATTCAAATTGCTGTTAGCCTTGGTGATGCGGAGACGTTAATTCAACATCCTGCAACGATGACACATTCAGTTGTACCTGAAGAAAATAGAAAGAAAATGGGTATATCAAATCAACTTATTCGATTGTCTGTTGGTTTAGAAAATGTAAATGACATTTGGGCCGATTTAGAAGGCGCATTCTCAAAACTATAA
- the dapA gene encoding 4-hydroxy-tetrahydrodipicolinate synthase: MNFGTVLTAMVTPMKTNGDIDFQQTKNLINHLIDNGSDGLVIAGTTGESPTLTNEEKLELFTFTVETVAGRVPVIAGTGSNNTRASIQLTQDAEKCGVDGIMLVTPYYNKPNQEGMYQHFSTVAKATTLPVMLYNIPGRSAAGMTVETIIRLSQIDNIVSIKEASGDLEKMTRIIHETPDSFSLYSGDDGLTLPVLSIGGTGIVSVASHILGNEMQQMITHFYNGETKQAAQLHQELVPLMKAMFMAPSPSPVKAALQMSGLDVGGVRLPMVPLTDEERETLFEIIHPKLSISVN; the protein is encoded by the coding sequence ATGAATTTTGGAACAGTACTAACAGCGATGGTAACACCAATGAAAACAAACGGTGATATTGATTTCCAACAAACAAAGAACTTAATTAATCATTTAATCGATAATGGCTCAGATGGGCTTGTTATCGCAGGAACTACCGGTGAGTCCCCTACGTTAACAAATGAAGAAAAACTTGAATTATTTACATTCACGGTGGAAACTGTTGCAGGACGAGTTCCAGTAATCGCAGGAACGGGCTCAAACAATACACGTGCTTCCATTCAACTAACACAAGATGCTGAAAAATGTGGTGTCGATGGTATCATGCTTGTTACACCATATTATAATAAACCTAATCAAGAAGGTATGTACCAACATTTTAGTACTGTTGCTAAAGCAACCACTCTTCCTGTCATGTTATACAATATCCCTGGACGAAGTGCAGCTGGTATGACCGTTGAAACCATTATAAGATTATCTCAAATTGATAATATTGTATCAATAAAAGAAGCAAGTGGTGACCTAGAAAAGATGACACGTATCATTCATGAAACACCTGATTCATTCTCATTATATAGTGGTGACGATGGCTTAACACTTCCTGTTCTATCCATCGGTGGGACTGGTATCGTATCTGTTGCATCGCATATTCTTGGAAATGAAATGCAACAAATGATAACACATTTCTATAACGGTGAAACGAAACAAGCAGCTCAACTTCACCAAGAGTTAGTTCCATTGATGAAAGCAATGTTTATGGCACCTAGCCCATCACCTGTTAAGGCAGCACTTCAAATGTCAGGTTTAGATGTTGGTGGAGTTCGTTTACCTATGGTTCCACTTACTGATGAAGAACGAGAAACATTATTTGAAATTATTCATCCTAAATTAAGTATTAGTGTTAACTAA
- the ilvA gene encoding threonine ammonia-lyase, whose protein sequence is MLNLKEIKKAQFELKGIINQTPLDFSNTFSNMSNQQVYLKLENLQKTGAFKVRGAYYKMRTLTDQERAKGVIAASAGNHAQGVAFAGAMANVPVTIVMPRRAPLAKVQATREYGAKVILHGEVFDESLEKALQIQQETGSTFLHPFDDEEVIAGQGTIGLEIIEQLPDVDAIVVPVGGGGLISGIATSIKEINPNIQIIGVQSEAIASMKTSLEAKKITKITGADTIADGIAVKQPGEKTFNVIQKYVDDVVVVNELEISRTMLYLLERNKQLVEGSGASALAAILYNKLPFKHKKVAAIISGGNVDVNLISRIIEHGLVEAGRFVTFSTLVSDRPGELNKLLSIIANLEANVLSIHHQRQGSRVTPGLTDVQFSLETRNREHIEEIAHALISNGYEMNEKI, encoded by the coding sequence TTGCTTAATTTAAAAGAAATAAAGAAAGCACAATTCGAACTTAAAGGAATTATTAACCAAACACCACTTGACTTTTCAAACACATTTAGCAACATGTCAAATCAACAAGTCTATCTAAAACTAGAAAACTTACAAAAAACTGGTGCCTTTAAAGTACGTGGAGCATATTACAAAATGCGAACGTTAACCGATCAAGAGCGAGCAAAAGGAGTAATTGCAGCGTCAGCTGGAAATCATGCTCAAGGAGTAGCATTTGCAGGTGCAATGGCAAATGTTCCAGTCACAATTGTCATGCCTAGACGTGCTCCACTAGCGAAAGTACAAGCAACGAGAGAATATGGAGCAAAAGTTATTCTTCATGGTGAAGTTTTTGACGAATCATTAGAAAAAGCACTCCAAATTCAACAAGAAACTGGCTCAACCTTCTTGCATCCATTTGATGATGAAGAAGTAATAGCTGGTCAAGGTACGATTGGACTTGAGATTATCGAGCAATTACCTGATGTAGATGCGATTGTCGTTCCCGTAGGTGGGGGCGGGCTTATTTCTGGAATCGCTACTTCTATTAAAGAAATCAATCCTAATATTCAAATTATTGGAGTTCAATCGGAAGCGATTGCATCTATGAAAACCTCTCTTGAAGCAAAAAAAATTACGAAAATAACCGGTGCTGATACGATTGCCGATGGTATTGCAGTAAAACAACCCGGTGAAAAAACATTCAATGTTATTCAAAAATATGTTGATGATGTTGTTGTCGTTAATGAACTTGAAATTTCACGGACGATGTTATACTTACTCGAACGAAACAAACAACTTGTTGAAGGTTCTGGTGCATCAGCATTAGCGGCTATATTATATAATAAGTTACCTTTTAAACATAAAAAAGTAGCTGCTATCATAAGTGGTGGTAATGTTGACGTTAACTTAATTTCTAGAATTATCGAACATGGATTAGTAGAAGCTGGTCGTTTTGTCACGTTCTCTACTCTCGTATCTGACCGACCAGGTGAGTTAAATAAGTTATTAAGTATTATCGCTAACTTGGAAGCAAATGTCTTAAGTATTCATCATCAACGTCAAGGCTCACGGGTTACTCCTGGATTAACGGATGTACAATTCTCCTTAGAAACTCGGAATCGAGAGCATATTGAAGAAATAGCTCATGCACTAATTAGTAATGGCTATGAAATGAACGAAAAGATATAA
- a CDS encoding alpha/beta fold hydrolase has product MSIIEHLETIQTNKHRYIDFGQKYEAIEEYLSYYNLPKEFDYQSGYITSEHEHLYLQRFTPQFSKYKVLLMHGYLDHSGCLNKLIKFLLVQNIEIYTYDIVGHGLSTGEKADVKSFQLYSKHMMDVLDIIGDKVNVVAHSTGGAAVMNFILTNKGNEVEKVVLLAPLVRSANWLPTLIGKGLISPYFSKVNRTFQRNSSDEVFLKFVKEDPLQARALPFSWVNSLQSWQKNFESYSPNNREITVIQGLEDRTVDHYYNVKAIQSKFPKSKIILIENARHQLLNEQFVIRQMVFKHILDELYTS; this is encoded by the coding sequence ATGAGTATTATTGAACATCTTGAGACGATTCAAACTAACAAACATCGATATATTGATTTTGGGCAAAAATATGAAGCGATTGAGGAATATCTTTCTTATTATAATTTACCAAAAGAATTTGATTATCAAAGTGGTTATATTACGTCTGAGCATGAACACTTATATTTACAAAGGTTCACTCCACAGTTTTCAAAATATAAAGTATTGCTGATGCATGGGTATCTCGATCATTCTGGTTGTTTAAACAAGTTAATCAAATTTTTGTTAGTTCAAAATATTGAAATATACACTTACGATATAGTCGGTCATGGACTATCTACAGGTGAAAAAGCAGATGTTAAATCCTTTCAGTTATATTCAAAACATATGATGGATGTTTTGGATATTATTGGAGATAAGGTGAATGTTGTGGCACATAGTACGGGTGGTGCGGCTGTCATGAATTTTATTCTTACAAACAAAGGGAATGAAGTTGAGAAGGTTGTCTTGCTCGCTCCGCTTGTCCGTTCTGCGAATTGGTTACCAACACTTATAGGAAAAGGGCTTATATCTCCATATTTTTCTAAAGTAAATCGAACTTTTCAGAGAAATTCATCAGATGAAGTATTTCTAAAGTTTGTTAAAGAAGACCCATTGCAAGCAAGGGCATTACCGTTTTCATGGGTTAATTCTCTACAGAGTTGGCAGAAAAATTTTGAGTCTTACAGTCCAAATAATAGAGAGATTACTGTAATTCAAGGGTTAGAAGACAGAACGGTGGATCATTATTATAACGTGAAAGCCATTCAATCGAAATTTCCGAAATCGAAGATAATATTAATTGAAAATGCTCGACATCAACTATTGAATGAACAATTTGTAATTAGACAAATGGTATTTAAACATATCTTAGATGAATTATATACTTCATAA
- a CDS encoding GNAT family N-acetyltransferase, with translation MLTGFKDTLEEIINTLSEHGLVANVTDREGRFFLNIEEMMCDPGFGCDNVVLDIFFDEHERVLFIGLLRFPSNKRKEGIGSIIVEKIKDYAREHHFFIYLDAWNESQPFWKKHEFSHVYFDFNFFEIMGWSPDGLDVKEEWETHKRDQTGLWKFVMDEHPPRKV, from the coding sequence ATGCTTACTGGTTTTAAGGATACGTTAGAAGAAATAATCAATACATTAAGTGAACATGGATTAGTAGCTAATGTAACGGATAGAGAAGGCCGATTTTTCTTGAACATTGAGGAAATGATGTGTGATCCAGGATTTGGTTGTGATAATGTTGTTTTAGATATATTCTTTGATGAGCATGAACGAGTTTTATTTATCGGTTTATTACGCTTTCCAAGTAATAAACGAAAAGAAGGAATAGGAAGTATTATTGTTGAGAAAATAAAAGATTATGCTAGAGAGCATCATTTTTTCATTTACTTAGATGCATGGAATGAATCACAGCCATTTTGGAAAAAACATGAATTTTCTCATGTGTATTTTGACTTCAATTTTTTTGAAATTATGGGATGGTCTCCAGATGGATTAGATGTGAAAGAAGAGTGGGAGACACACAAACGAGATCAAACAGGATTGTGGAAATTTGTTATGGACGAACACCCGCCACGTAAAGTTTAA
- a CDS encoding sporulation protein, protein MSFFKKVFASVGVGAAEVDTQLDQDVLKPGNEITGKVVIKGGSVEQNIDSIYLSLNTTYIREVDDNKVEETGVIGRFKLTEPFMISPDEVKEIPFAFNLPLSTPVSIGQSHVWVQTGLDIKNAVDPSDRDYIHVEPHPLMQAFFTALDNLGFKLHSVENEVAPKMLGRDLSFVQEFEFIPYSGPFRGKLDELEVVFLPITEDEFDVMLEVDRRANGLGGLLSEMLDVDETKLRIHLTSENVDHLQNDLESLIARYS, encoded by the coding sequence ATGTCATTTTTCAAAAAGGTTTTTGCGAGTGTTGGGGTAGGAGCAGCAGAAGTTGATACACAGCTCGATCAAGATGTTTTAAAACCAGGTAACGAGATAACAGGTAAAGTAGTTATTAAAGGTGGCAGTGTTGAACAAAATATTGATTCCATTTATCTATCGTTAAATACGACATATATTCGTGAAGTAGATGATAACAAGGTTGAAGAAACAGGTGTTATTGGACGCTTTAAATTAACAGAGCCGTTTATGATTTCACCTGATGAAGTTAAGGAGATTCCATTTGCATTTAATTTACCTTTAAGTACACCAGTTTCAATAGGCCAGTCGCACGTATGGGTACAGACAGGTTTGGATATTAAGAATGCTGTTGATCCTAGTGATCGAGATTATATCCACGTTGAACCTCATCCGTTAATGCAAGCTTTCTTTACTGCACTCGATAATCTTGGTTTCAAATTGCATAGTGTTGAAAATGAAGTAGCACCAAAGATGTTAGGCCGCGATTTATCTTTCGTACAAGAGTTTGAGTTTATTCCTTATTCAGGACCGTTTAGAGGGAAATTAGATGAACTAGAAGTGGTTTTCTTACCGATTACTGAGGACGAGTTTGATGTCATGTTAGAAGTTGATAGACGTGCAAATGGATTAGGTGGATTGTTAAGTGAAATGTTAGATGTAGATGAGACAAAATTACGCATCCATTTAACGAGCGAGAATGTTGACCACCTACAAAATGACTTAGAATCACTAATTGCTCGATATAGTTAA
- the queF gene encoding preQ(1) synthase codes for MSEYYLPRSGPMPRPESSQQAKEVLKQESFPAPNVQEVTFDALEFTSVCPKTSQPDFGSVTISYVPDESCIESKSLKFYLWSFRDEGAYCESLAAQIADDIVYAIDPKRVDVTVYQTPRGGIKLKTNAVREK; via the coding sequence ATGTCAGAATATTATCTACCAAGAAGCGGTCCAATGCCAAGACCGGAAAGCTCACAACAGGCAAAAGAAGTGTTGAAACAGGAATCCTTCCCTGCACCGAATGTTCAAGAAGTGACGTTTGATGCGTTGGAGTTTACAAGTGTTTGTCCCAAAACTTCGCAGCCAGATTTTGGCTCGGTTACCATTTCTTATGTTCCTGATGAGAGTTGTATCGAATCAAAATCACTGAAGTTTTATCTATGGTCATTTCGTGATGAAGGAGCATACTGCGAGTCATTAGCAGCACAAATTGCTGATGATATTGTTTATGCAATTGATCCGAAGCGTGTTGATGTAACTGTTTATCAAACACCACGTGGTGGAATTAAACTTAAAACAAATGCTGTACGTGAGAAATAA
- a CDS encoding disulfide oxidoreductase, with protein MKKWLTNENQLLIAWIAALIATTGSLFFSEVLKYTPCELCWYQRIFMYPITLILGAAIIRKDYRASIYSLILSVVGICFSIYHYAIQMVPAFQEKGASCSFVPCNSTYIQWLGFITIPMLALIAFAIIIIMTFSVWRNERSSK; from the coding sequence ATGAAAAAATGGTTGACTAATGAAAATCAATTACTTATTGCTTGGATAGCTGCTTTAATAGCAACAACTGGCAGCCTATTTTTTTCTGAAGTACTGAAATATACGCCTTGTGAGCTTTGTTGGTATCAACGTATCTTTATGTACCCAATTACGCTCATTCTCGGAGCAGCAATCATTCGAAAAGACTACCGTGCTAGCATCTATAGCCTCATCTTAAGTGTGGTCGGTATATGCTTTTCTATCTATCATTATGCAATTCAAATGGTACCTGCATTTCAAGAAAAAGGAGCTTCATGCTCTTTCGTACCTTGTAATAGTACATATATTCAATGGCTTGGTTTTATCACGATTCCAATGTTAGCACTTATCGCTTTTGCGATTATTATTATCATGACATTTTCAGTTTGGCGTAACGAAAGGAGTTCAAAATAA
- a CDS encoding thioredoxin family protein, giving the protein MKKIAIIGAIIVGLFIIIGSLTNMANSQKAEGNPYGKADLHPETVKQLKDPNYENLILPDELDEKLNNNEAVTVYFYSPTCGHCKVTTPILKPVADELNVDLKMYNVLEFEQGWNDFEIKGTPTMIHFENGKEAYRISGENDAETFKEWFNQFL; this is encoded by the coding sequence ATGAAGAAAATAGCAATCATCGGTGCAATTATTGTAGGCTTATTTATCATTATTGGATCATTAACGAATATGGCAAATTCACAAAAAGCAGAAGGTAACCCATATGGGAAGGCAGACCTTCACCCTGAAACAGTTAAACAGTTAAAAGATCCAAATTATGAGAACTTAATCCTTCCTGATGAATTAGACGAGAAGCTTAATAATAATGAAGCAGTAACAGTATACTTTTACAGTCCAACTTGTGGTCATTGTAAAGTTACAACACCTATTTTAAAACCCGTTGCAGATGAACTTAATGTTGACTTAAAAATGTATAACGTTTTAGAGTTTGAACAAGGTTGGAACGATTTCGAAATTAAAGGTACTCCAACAATGATTCATTTCGAAAATGGGAAAGAAGCATATCGAATTTCAGGAGAAAATGACGCAGAAACTTTCAAAGAATGGTTTAACCAATTTCTATAG
- a CDS encoding Hsp20/alpha crystallin family protein yields MSDIEKKTDNKQNHLSHPIMRQIDDFFHQGPVRSMIDSIDSFFYQAAFTPSIPVDLYETDTHIVIKANLPGINREQITIDPLYDAIKISVLNDDLLEEEDETKNYYRKERRVQRMERVVPLPFTVEGDKTTASYKNGILTIKTPKQKYKKSTIQIDE; encoded by the coding sequence ATGTCTGATATTGAAAAAAAAACCGATAATAAACAAAACCATCTTTCACATCCAATAATGAGACAAATTGATGATTTCTTTCACCAAGGTCCAGTTCGTTCGATGATAGATTCAATTGACTCATTCTTTTATCAAGCTGCTTTCACACCTTCAATTCCCGTTGACTTATATGAAACAGATACACATATTGTAATTAAAGCGAATCTTCCAGGAATCAATCGTGAACAAATTACAATCGATCCATTATATGACGCTATTAAAATATCAGTTTTAAATGATGATTTATTGGAAGAAGAAGATGAAACAAAAAATTACTATCGTAAGGAGAGACGTGTCCAAAGAATGGAACGTGTTGTCCCTCTTCCATTTACTGTTGAAGGTGATAAAACAACTGCTTCATACAAAAATGGAATACTGACAATAAAAACACCAAAACAAAAATACAAAAAATCTACAATTCAAATTGATGAATAG
- a CDS encoding NRDE family protein produces MCLILFAYQKHPQYPLIVAANRDEFYERRTRQAQYWLDAPNVLAGRDLEKLGTWMGVTKEGKFAALTNYRNPSEESKSRSRGEIVADFLTEHKLIDEYVSKLEKSRGQYPGYNVLFGTAERMMYYSNVENTSKELPSGIYGLSNHLLDTPWPKVRRGKEQLRQALQNGNLQENLFKILHDQLIAKDEDLPNTGVGLEWERLLSPLFIQSEHYGTRASTVLLVDVNGNVHFTERTFSSRGFEEENKYTIRLN; encoded by the coding sequence ATGTGTTTAATTTTATTTGCTTATCAAAAACATCCTCAATATCCGTTAATTGTTGCAGCAAATCGAGATGAATTTTACGAGAGAAGGACGAGACAAGCCCAATATTGGTTAGATGCACCGAACGTATTAGCTGGTAGAGACTTAGAGAAATTAGGAACGTGGATGGGAGTCACGAAAGAAGGCAAGTTTGCTGCTTTAACGAATTATAGAAATCCAAGTGAAGAATCAAAGAGTCGTTCACGTGGTGAAATCGTAGCTGATTTTTTGACAGAGCATAAGCTTATAGATGAATATGTATCAAAATTAGAAAAAAGTAGGGGGCAATATCCAGGATATAATGTACTTTTTGGAACAGCGGAAAGGATGATGTATTATTCAAACGTTGAAAATACATCAAAAGAACTTCCATCAGGTATATATGGCTTGAGCAATCATTTGTTAGATACTCCGTGGCCAAAAGTTAGAAGAGGAAAAGAACAACTTCGTCAAGCTTTACAGAATGGTAATTTGCAGGAGAACTTGTTTAAGATCCTTCATGATCAGTTAATTGCAAAGGATGAGGATCTTCCTAATACTGGAGTTGGTTTAGAGTGGGAGAGGCTTTTATCACCGCTATTCATTCAATCAGAACATTATGGAACGAGAGCATCGACTGTACTGTTAGTTGATGTTAATGGTAATGTTCATTTTACTGAAAGAACATTCTCAAGCAGGGGTTTTGAAGAAGAAAACAAATATACGATCAGATTAAATTAA